One part of the Heptranchias perlo isolate sHepPer1 chromosome 10, sHepPer1.hap1, whole genome shotgun sequence genome encodes these proteins:
- the vti1b gene encoding vesicle transport through interaction with t-SNAREs homolog 1B: MSSEEFEKMNEAYSGVYEELRCQCEQVSRYSGEQKKRFLREIDEKVEEANEVLDGMEKELRNAPLSYRNQMTIKIRSYRKDVSKLQRDVRSSDLGYGARSDFKYAMYSTENEQSSHLVSQRALLLQGTDSLNQATQSIDRSHRIAAETDQIGSDIIEELGEQREQLERSKDRLINTGENLSRSRKILRAMSRRVMTNKLLLAIIILLEVAILGTVVYLKFFH; the protein is encoded by the exons ATGTCTTCCGAAGAGTTTGAGAAGATGAACGAAGCGTACAGTGGCGTTTATGAGGAGTTGAGGTGCCAATGCGAGCAGGTGTCCAGGTACTCAGGAG AACAGAAGAAAAGATTTCTACGGGAGATAGATGAAAAGGTTGAAGAAGCAAATGAAGTA TTGGATGGAATGGAAAAGGAACTGAGGAACGCACCACTATCATATCGTAATCAGATGACTATCAAAATCCGATCGTACCGGAAAGATGTGAGCAAGCTTCAGCGGGATGTGAGAAGCAGTGATCTTGGCTATGGAGCACGTAGTGACTTTAAGTATGCTATGTACAGTACTGAAAATGAACAAAGT AGTCACTTGGTATCCCAGCGTGCTTTGCTTTTGCAAGGTACAGACAGTCTTAACCAAGCTACCCAGAGTATAGACCGGTCTCATAGGATAGCAGCAGAGACTGATCAGATAGGTTCGGATATAATTGAGGAACTTGGAGAGCAACGAGAGCAGCTGGAACGTTCAAAAGATAGG CTAATAAACACAGGTGAAAATTTGAGCCGAAGTCGGAAAATACTACGCGCCATGTCCAGAAG GGTTATGACAAACAAGTTGCTACTGGCCATTATCATCCTTCTGGAAGTGGCAATTCTGGGAACTGTTGTATATCTCAAGTTCTTCCACTAA
- the arg2 gene encoding arginase-2, mitochondrial isoform X2 codes for MLGGDHSLGIGSVHGHAQQHPDLCVIWVDAHCDLNTPLTSPSGNLHGQSVSFLIRELQDKIPPLPGFSWVSPCISAKDLVYIGLRAVDPAEYYIMKNFGIQYFSMKEVDQLGIQKVMERTFDHLIGKQKRPVHLSFDVDAIDPSLAPATGTPVIGGLTYREGMYIAEEVHNSGMLSAMDLVEVNPKLATSEEELNATVNTAVDVISFCLGQAREGSHGKIDELPTPSATYETNEQTVRL; via the exons ATGCTTGGTGGAGATCACAG TTTAGGAATTGGTTCAGTCCACGGGCATGCACAGCAGCATCCTGATTTGTGCGTCATATGGGTGGATGCACATTGTGATCTAAACACACCTCTTACATCCCCATCCGGTAATCTGCATGGACAGTCGGTCTCATTCCTTATAAGAGAGCTCCAGGACAAG ataccaCCACTTCCTGGATTTTCTTGGGTTTCTCCTTGCATTTCAGCAAAGGACTTGGTTTACATTGGACTACGGGCTGTTGATCCTGCTGAATA CTATATCATGAAAAATTTTGGCATCCAGTACTTCTCAATGAAAGAGGTGGATCAACTTGGAATACAGAAAGTAATGGAAAGAACATTTGATCATCTTATTGGAAA ACAAAAAAGACCAGTGCACCTGAGCTTTGATGTAGATGCCATTGATCCATCTTTAGCTCCTGCCACAGGCACTCCAGTGATAGGAGGACTGACCTACAGGGAAGGAATGTATATTGCAGAGGAAGTGCATAACTCAG GAATGCTATCTGCAATGGATCTGGTGGAAGTCAACCCTAAACTTGCAACTTCGGAGGAGGAACTTAATGCTACAGTAAACACTGCCGTAGATGTCATCTCTTTTTGTTTGGGACAGGCCCGAGAAGGATCCCATGGCAAAATTGATGAATTACCGACGCCCAGTGCAACATATGAAACAAACGAGCAGACTGTACGGCTTTAG